In the genome of Taeniopygia guttata chromosome 4, bTaeGut7.mat, whole genome shotgun sequence, the window ATGAATGCAGCTGCACTGAGCAGTCTCAGTCTGTTGAAAATTACTGTTAATGTGAATCTTGAATCACAGAGATATGGCTTTGAAATAAGGTGGGGAAATGCTACTGCTTTATGCACAGTATAATTGAAAAAGAATGTCTTTACAGCAGCACTGTGTGAAGCTTTTAACTGTCCTCCTTGTGTCCAACAACTAATGTTTAATGCCAGTTAATACCTTTTACTCTTGTCTGTAACTATGCCTGTCTTGCCCATGGGGATGGAAAAATgcttcagcttttctttcctggGGCCTGCCTTTCACTCAGAACTAATGTTGCCTTGCTCTTTTTCTGCTTCCCGCTTGTCAGGATTTGGTGGGCTTGAAACTGCAAACTCCACTGCCAGTGGGTTTAATTTTGGGGGTTTCGGATTAACTGCTAATCCCGCGGTGAATTTTAATATTGGGAATTTCGGTGTTTCCACTACCTCAACTCCACCTTTCAATTTTGGTAACAGTCTGGCGAGCGCAGGTAGATAATGCCTAAATACGTGTTGTGTGGTAAATGTTACCGGCAGGGGTCCAAGAATTACATCCCTCACTGGGGATACGTGTCCACTCCTAATCCTCATATCCAGTGAAGACTGGCCATTAAAGCTCTGGAAATGGAATGGGTTGGAGAGCCACAGACTTGGAGGGGTTTTGCCTGTTAAATTCTCAAGGAATAgcttttgaggaaaaataacCCCATAGCCAAAAGTCTCTGAAACGGGAATGAATCCAGGTCATCCCGAGCAATCCCAGCTTTCCCCTGTTTCCTGACATGAGATTCTTGGACTACTGCGGTCATGTTTTCATCTTCCCCCGTGTCTCCTCATCAGCCTTGCGTTGGCTGTCATGAACGCACCACACCTCAATGGTTTCTGTGCAGAAACGAATTGTATACGACCGGCATGAAGTCAGAGCCCAGCTGTGACCTGTTCCCCAAAGCTGCCCTGCATCCCAaaccagccctgccccagctctccGGGGACGCTCGTGCTCCAGGGAGACCTGCATGGCATAGGTGCACAGTGGTGGGGTGGCTAAGGAAGCCCTTTGTGGCCCCATGGAGATCCAGCAGATCTGAGCCATCAGCTGATGTCATTTCACTTCAAATATTTCCCATTCCCTATAAAAACACCGGACCAGATGGATTTCTAATGCTCTTGTTGGTGTGGAATTagccgggggggtcccgttgcTGCTGCTCGTATAGGAATTCCATCCATCCCACAGTGTCATCGCTCTCTGTGTCAGCGCCTCTCATCTGTTCTGTGCACTCCAGCGGTCTCATTGGGTTTATTTGCTGTGAACACTCTTGGGCTGGATTTCTTTGGCTTCATTGAGCTGCTCCAGAAGACACCGTGGGTAGCCATTTGATATTTAATTTGATACTTTGGTATTCAATTTGTACTCTCAGGTCCCTTTTCAAGAAAGGATGACTAAATTTACAGTGGGTACAAAGGTACCTAAAAATGGTGTTATCTGCTGGTGCTCCTGCCAGGGTGTCCCGCTCGCTGGCAGGACTGAAACATGGGTGttacagggaacaatttcttgTGCCCACTCACATCAAGATTTTTGCTGAGTGGACATAAAATGCACTTGCATATCAGTTTTGATttatgcttttcattttttttgtggACAGGAGGACCGTGAGTGTAGTAGATCTaaagaacctttttttttttttctattgacATGTGAGTTAGGAGAGACAGCATCTTTGTGACAAATCCTTTGTAGCACACTGTCTTTTGTTGTTTGAGCACTTGTAAAAGCAGCGTGAAACACAGAGACTTTGGTTTCCCAGGCAGGTCAGTGCTCCGCAGGCTGCACCTTGGGCCAGTGCCATTGGCACCGCTGGAGCTCAGGTGCTCACTTAGGTCCTCTCCTGCTGGCTAGTGACTGCTTTTGCTGAAAACCTGTGGAAGgcaggcttaaaaaaaaagaccctGTAGAATTTTACCTGTAAATTTTGCCTATAAGCACAGGGACTGTGTGTATCTGGCCTCaggctttggtttttttcctgaggttAGGACTGTTTGTAAAGTTCACAAAATATCAAGTTGTTTATTACACACTTAGCAGTGACATTGACCAGAAGTATTTCTGAGAAGGAATGTAAGAAATAGTACTGTTAGTTGTGTGTGAACACAAGAAAGCAGATCCCTCTGGTAAAGGAACAAGATGTCAGTGGACTGCTgcctttttgtttgctttcatgACACACCATACAAGTTCTGGCTTTGTGGTCTGTGTTTTGTCCCCCATTTTCTTGGACAATGAACTCAATCCCCCTGCTCACTGTGAACTACATGCTTGTGCCATGTGCCATCCGTCTGTCAGCACCTGTTCCCGTAACACCCGAGGCGTGCGGTCGCTTGTcgtgctgtgcccagctccgGGGCCGTGTGCCGCTGCCTGACCACAGTCTGTTTGGCAGGTGCCTTCGGAGGCTTTGGGACCACCACCACCACCGCAGCACCGGCGTTCAGCTTCTCTGCTCCCACCAACACCGGCACCAGCGGTAAGGGACTGAGGGGCTCACTGCCTTCAGAGCAAATCCAGGAGTGCTTTGGATTACACGGCTGCTGCGCTCTTCTTCTCAATAATCATGTGCTTGTTTCCCCAGGACTCTTTGGTGCTACCCAGAACAAAGGCTTTGGATTTGGTACCAGTTTTGGCACAGGAACTGGAACTGGCTTGGGCAGTGGGTTGGGAACTGGGCTAGGCTTTGGAGGCTTTGgaactcagcagcagcagcagcagcagaccAGTGAGTATGGCCTTTGATTTACCCATCCCTTAGCAGTGAAAGCACAAGACTGCCATCTTCAGTTGCTGGGGTAGTGGGGCAGAAGTGTATTGTAACAGGAGGCTGTTTAATGCTTAAACTAGAGCTCAAGCGAGTCCCTGAGCTTCACGCTTGAGGTTCCAACAATATTTACCCCTTTGGTTTAATGCTGGTAGAATGTAGTTAGAGAACTGATGTTGCAGTCACAGCATTAccagaagaaggaggaaaaaggcaTTGAGGATAATTTAAATGGAGCTAGATAATAAGCAGCTTCAGGCTCTGAGTCCACTGAATTTGTAACAGCCAGCCTGCCTGTCAGATTTAGATATTGAAGGGTGCCAGATAGTGACATGGATCAATACAGGtgtctcattaaaaaaaaaaaaaaaaatttctaatgTAGCATTCAGGAACTTCTGTTGTAGATGAAGAATGGCTGTAAAAAGACACTTAAGAAACATGATCTGattttaattcatttatttattcagtgtttctgttttgcttgtCAGAATATGATAAGAAGTGATGCTGGTGGTAGGGAGGTTGTAGGTGCTAACATGGTCACGGCTGGTCAAGGAGttcatttatttctcttcatcCCACCCAGCATTAGGCACCGGGTTGTTCAACCAGCCTGCCCAGACACCCGCTCAGTCCAACCAGCTCATCAACACAGCCAGCGCCCTCTCGGCCCCGACACTGCTGGGAGATGAGAGGGACGCCATTCTGGCCAAATGGAACCAGCTCCAGGCCTTCTGGGGCACGGGCAAAGGGTACTTCAACAACAACATCGCTCCGGTGGAGTTCACGCAGGAAAACCCCTTCTGCCGGTTTAAGGTATGGCATGGTtcagctgcccacagagggCGCCGATGCCCTTACTCTGCTGAGTCTGAGCAGCTCATGGGTGTTAAACCAGAGTTTGTCACTGGTAAGAGTATTCTGAAACAGTATTTTTCCAGGTAATCTGCACAGTTCTGATGCATACTCATTAAAAGGTTCGAAGATGCTGGAAATCTGGGTGGTGTGGAGGGACTAGATAATGAGCCCAGATGTGGATCATGAAAGTAACTATTTCATGTGCTAGCATTCAGGTTAGTGTGTGTGTACTTCGAACAGATCtgtggaaattaattttaatgtgtgtctgtgtatgtTACAATAAGacagaaacaattaaaaataacctTCTTGTCTGAAAGAAACTGTGAACATTTGGAATAAGAACTTCAGGGTCTTTCTTCATTGCTTTGTCTAGATTAAAATAACCCTCTATGAACCTGGCCTGTGCCAGGTTTAAAATCTGCCAGCCTTTATCCTTGCCAGTGCTCATGCTGACTCCGTTCCCTGTGTGAAGTCGTCAGCAGTTCCAGATCTTGCTTCTCATGTTGACAAAGAATTTGTGGCACTCCATCCTCCACAAATCCTGCACCTGCTGACTGTCTTGCTAAGCCTCAGGCTTGtaaggggatttggggcaggcATGGTGATaccctccttccctgagctGATCCTTTGGAGTGCAAACTTTGTGTCCTGAATGTAGGTTAATACTGCATTAAGTCTAGTGTTGATTATATACATTACGAgatttctgtaacatttttgtAGCGACTGTGCCTGCCTAACAAATGTCTGGTTTTGTGTCACCTTTTTCAGTGTTACCTTGAACATTTTATTGGCAATGCACCTGAAAGCTTATTTTCTTGTAAGTTGTTGTCTGAAACTGCTTTCACAGTTTCTGTGCTTTGAAAAATTGCCCATTATAAGTTGTGTGATGCAAAATCAGTTATTTTAGAGTTTCATTTACTAAAAAGAGTCTTCAGATTAAACAGTGCCAGATACTAGGTTTACTCTTGTCCCTGTGACTGGAGCGTTTCTAATGCCATGAATGAAATTCTAGTGCCATAAGTGAAATACTGACAAGTTCCATCTGTGCCACCAGTGGAAGATGCCTGCAAAAAATAGGGGAGAAGGTGGCACAGGGATAGGAGCAGAGTGTCATAAGCTATTTTGGTTACTGCCTCTGGAAACACCTGGcatcagattaaaaaaaagcattacaTGAAGGGTTCCACTTGTACACAATTCCAGCTCTAGGACACATGAGAAGCATGCAGCTCCAGACCAAGAAATGTATGCTGCTAAGGTACGTGTTACGGGCTGTTGTTTGAAGGACCACAgtgaagtaaaataaatctgttcTAGTTTGAAAATGCTGTGTTGCATAAAGAGATCGTGGAAGAGTTATTTATTGAAAACAGAAATACCAGAGGTGTCATGTGCTTAAAAACAAATTCTTCCTTGGCTGTTGCTGTTGTGCTCCGTGGCAGGCTGGCTGGTTCTGCAAGGCTCACCATGGCAGGGGATTACCCTCTGCTAACAAAACTGGGCTGCTGGGCACGTCCCAACTCATTTCTCTCTTCAGCTGAACTTGCACAAGGGGAAAGGTGCAGGTCACCCACCCACGTGCAGTGTCAGGGCCTCACAAAGCCCTTGCTCTCCACCCTATCACCAGTGCCGGCTTGGGGTGAGAGCTGGTAGGCAAGAGGAGGTGAAGGCTGCCACTCTGCTTTTGCTTGTAATAAAGTCTGATCCTCTGGTTCCATTTGCAATTTGGAAAAAGAGACAGTTTGTAAAATGTTCCTGATTGCTGTGAGCTCTGCTGTGTTAGCAACACCCCTGATGCGAAAAGGATACTTAGGAACTTGTAAAAATCCAAACTGTTTCAAAAGCTGCTGTACTGATGGGTGTGtgaaagatttatttaaaaggaTTGATTTTATGTTTGTGCAGCTCTGAATAAATTGTGAGTTAAATTTTGAACCAGTTGCTCTAAAAATGGAGCTCCTTCCCTTCATGCCACAAGGATATGCATTTGCTAAGTAACATACcgtaattttttatttgttccttGGCAGGCTGTGGGTTACAGTTTAATGCCCAACAACAAAGATGAAGATGGCCTCGTGGTCTTGGTGTTTAACAGAAAAGAAGCAGATATTCgaagccagcagcagcagctcgtaGAATCACTACATAAAATTTTGGGAGGAAACCAGACCCTCACTGTCAATGTCGAAGGTGTTAAAACGATGCCCGATGACCAGTACGTGACATTCCCAGGTTGCCTGTTGATATTGCATGTTAGAAAGGGTTGGTGCCTAAGTCTACTGTCTCCCCTTCTCCTTGATTTTAGAACTGTTCATCCTAAGTTTGATTTGTATCTCTTCTTCCTTCATATAGTTGTTCTTTTGGCATTAAGTCCAGTACCTTTCCAGCGATTTTAGGTTATCTTAATGTAGTACTGCTATCACCTTACAGTATGGTTGGTAAAACTGGGGGGAGCAGAGAATGTAATAGTATTTacagcttttctctctctcccttgcTGCATTAAACCCTGCAGCTACTGGTACTTTACATCTCACTAAGCTAAAGGAAGTTAAAAGTTATCTGGGAGAAGTGATAGCTTGGATTTTGAGTGGTTGTGTATTGTGTTAgctcctttgtgctgctggcCTTTTCCCAACATTCTGCATTTTGCCTCACTTAGGACAGAAGTGATCATTTACATTGTGGAGCGTTCGCCCAACGGCACCTCGAGGAGAGTTCCCGCAACGACCCTCTATGCCCACTTTGAGCAAGCCAACATCAAatcatccctgcagcagctgggggtCAGCCTGTCCATGgccaggacagagctgtccccagcacaagtcaagcagctcctgcagaacCCTCCTGCCGGTGCGTGGGCTGGGCCTTTTGGGCTctctgggagaaaagctggtgtCGGCCTGCTGGAAAACacctgtgaaaagaaaaaaagaaaagttaaaaatcagaataatcGTGTCTTGTACTCATTTGCTAGTTTTCAGATGGCTCTCTTAGCTTGCCTCTGCCGCCACAGACAGCTTTGCACATATAGCTTTAAGGGCTTTTCATGTCATTTGATTAAATTACTTACCTTTGTGTCTATAGCTTTTATATATGTCCATGTTTAGGATATGAAAAGTTATGAAATCTGGATTGGAAAAAGTACTGGACCTCGTCTTGCAGAAAAGTCAGAGCTAACTCCTACTGGGATTATTTTGCCAACTGATTTGATACTTAgttactgatttttaaaatatttatttattgcacaCAATAAGCAACTTTAAAAGGACAGATGACCCAAATACAGCATATAGTGGGAGCAGTATGACTTTAAATATGGATAATCCAAATGGAGCACCTATGGGTTAttccttttccctgctttcaAACCAGTGCTTGACAGCCTTTGGGTCTGAATTTACTGCCGCTGCTCAGGACCAGGACTTTTAAAGAGCTACCCTTTAATTAACCTTAATTTGTGTAACCAGCAGTTGGGTTAGTATGATTCATAGGGTTTGTgtatttcacagcattttttcTGGTTAGCAGGTGTAACATGTCTCAGATAGCCATACTAagaatcccttttttttttttaggtgttGATCCAATTATATGGGAACAAGCCAAAGTTGATAATCCTGATCCTGATAAGTAAGTCAAATAGTGTCCAAGTATTGAAATATTGCAACAAGGCTTGAACAGGGGAGAAGGAGATAATAATTGCATAGTACCCTTCAGGAAACTTGAAAGAAAGTTACTTGAGTAGAACTTGGCCAAGCGCTGATCCCCTTGAAAGCAGTGAAGATTACTGGAAGTGCCGGTCTTAATCCCTTTACCCATTTAGGCGCTTAGGAGCTGTCAGGATAAAGAGTCTTACTTGGGTTCCTTGGAGGTGTGGTGTCCTCCATTACATGGATTAGTTATTGTGACTTATTTTTTGCAACCAttatggtttttttctctttcttgctgAATGTGCTGCACCTTTGTACCCTCCAGTGGTTTCAGATAAATTGGGCTGGTTTCTTTATGAAAAAGGAACAGGTTGTTTGGAATAGTGAGGTCTCTAGAACTTTGCAAAAGAAGATATggttatttattaatttataaaagATCAACATAATCTGTGACTTTATATTAGATTCTGTTCATAATTATTAAATCTTATCATGTGTCCAGTATAAAAACATGTTGTAAGAAATATTTGTGTTCTAGGCTTATTCCTGTACCAATGGTGGGTTTCAAGGAACTGCTGAGAAGATTGAAAGTCCAGGATCAGATGACCAAACAGCATCAAACTCGATTAGATGTAAGGGTGCTCATCTTTATCGTGACTTGCTGTTGACAAAGGATGTGCTATTAAATGCACCTGCCCCTGTGTGTTCAAAGCAGAAACATGAACCATGTTCTTAAAATATCCCTTAAATAGATCTTTGCCCAAAAACTGAGCAGATTGGTTGGGCTTTCATTTGTTTCATGTTCAGGCTTACTGTTTTGTTACAGGCTAATCCACACGAGCTCCATTAAGTTGTATTGGCATGGACTTTTAACTTTGGACAACCAATTTTCCAATGCCTTCTGAAAATCTCAGTTGTGTATGAAAATAAGCATAAAGCAGAACAATAGAGGTAGAAGAAAGCTTTCTAAAATCATCTGGGTCAAAGACACCAAATTGCTGTATTGTGTAGCATCATGAAGCTCCCAGTTTTAAATCAGGCCTACTGTGTTGTGTTATCAAAAACTTCTCTGGCTTCCAATTTACTCCTATCTCTTCTGCAGATAATATCAGAAGATATCAGTGAGCTGCAGAAAAACCAAACGACAACTATGGCAAAAATTGCACAGTACAAAAGGAAACTGATGGCGCTTTCACACAGAACTTTGCAGGTAACAGGGATAATCTAAATAAGTCCTTTGACACAGTCTAGTGCCACAAACAGTCTCAGAGGGAAGAAGAACCTGTTCCATCTTGTGCAGGCCAGTGCTGAAAATTATTCTGACTTCAGCTAACAGGTGTTCATTTAAGTACCAGGCAGAGCTGTCAGGGAAAGCTCAGGTCTACCATACTTGGTAATCTTCTCTCTCACTTACCCAAAACCACAGGACTGCCCTGAGGTCTTAGAGCAGCAGACTAAATGACAGAGCAAATCCAGTGAGAAACAGGCTGAAGGAAGGACAAAAAGATGTAGATGGACTGGTGGGGAGACGGATGGGCCAAGTGTTCTCTAATGAACGTCAAAGGCTTCTTTTGTAGGTGCTAATAAAGCAGGAGATCCAAAGGAAAAGTGGCTATGCTATTCAAGCAGATGAGGAGCAGCTTCGTGTACAGTTGGATACAATTCAGTGTGAACTTAAT includes:
- the NUP54 gene encoding nucleoporin p54 isoform X1 produces the protein MPPILREELLALLPLHFPPPRGTWSLSLRSRPAARSGTARWRAPIASPRVACATRKRFGGGGGGKAARAAGFVRGWTRRGGSYAPLAGASARRPTIGPMAFNFSATAGAGAANPTGFGGLETANSTASGFNFGGFGLTANPAVNFNIGNFGVSTTSTPPFNFGNSLASAGAFGGFGTTTTTAAPAFSFSAPTNTGTSGLFGATQNKGFGFGTSFGTGTGTGLGSGLGTGLGFGGFGTQQQQQQQTTLGTGLFNQPAQTPAQSNQLINTASALSAPTLLGDERDAILAKWNQLQAFWGTGKGYFNNNIAPVEFTQENPFCRFKAVGYSLMPNNKDEDGLVVLVFNRKEADIRSQQQQLVESLHKILGGNQTLTVNVEGVKTMPDDQTEVIIYIVERSPNGTSRRVPATTLYAHFEQANIKSSLQQLGVSLSMARTELSPAQVKQLLQNPPAGVDPIIWEQAKVDNPDPDKLIPVPMVGFKELLRRLKVQDQMTKQHQTRLDIISEDISELQKNQTTTMAKIAQYKRKLMALSHRTLQVLIKQEIQRKSGYAIQADEEQLRVQLDTIQCELNAPTQFKGRLNELMSQIRMQNHFGAVRAEERYYIDADLLREIKQHLKQQQEGLSHLISIIKDDLEDIKLIEHGLNESIPIRGGAFS
- the NUP54 gene encoding nucleoporin p54 isoform X2; this encodes MPPILREELLALLPLHFPPPRGTWSLSLRSRPAARSGTARWRAPIASPRVACATRKRFGGGGGGKAARAAGFVRGWTRRGGSYAPLAGASARRPTIGPMAFNFSATAGAGAANPTGAFGGFGTTTTTAAPAFSFSAPTNTGTSGLFGATQNKGFGFGTSFGTGTGTGLGSGLGTGLGFGGFGTQQQQQQQTTLGTGLFNQPAQTPAQSNQLINTASALSAPTLLGDERDAILAKWNQLQAFWGTGKGYFNNNIAPVEFTQENPFCRFKAVGYSLMPNNKDEDGLVVLVFNRKEADIRSQQQQLVESLHKILGGNQTLTVNVEGVKTMPDDQTEVIIYIVERSPNGTSRRVPATTLYAHFEQANIKSSLQQLGVSLSMARTELSPAQVKQLLQNPPAGVDPIIWEQAKVDNPDPDKLIPVPMVGFKELLRRLKVQDQMTKQHQTRLDIISEDISELQKNQTTTMAKIAQYKRKLMALSHRTLQVLIKQEIQRKSGYAIQADEEQLRVQLDTIQCELNAPTQFKGRLNELMSQIRMQNHFGAVRAEERYYIDADLLREIKQHLKQQQEGLSHLISIIKDDLEDIKLIEHGLNESIPIRGGAFS